Genomic DNA from Peribacillus sp. FSL H8-0477:
TCATGATTATTCCCCTTTCCGTACATAAAGTTCCTACACTTACTATATCGAACAGTTACTAATAAAAGTAAAGTCCCTTCGAAATGATTTTTTTACCTTACTAGAGTGATTGACTTTACATCATAAGCTCCCTCAAGCCTCAAGACCCGCGCTGCTTGCCTAAGTGTTGAACCTGTTGTATAAATATCATCAATCAGTAAAAAATGTTTTCCCAGAATTTCTTTATCTGAAAGTACTTGAAATACTTGTGCCAGGTTGATTCGTTCATCACGTGTTTTTTTCGATTGTTTTTCTGAATGAGTTCGCTTCAAATACTCCTCACAGGAATAACCCGCCATTTCCGCCAGTCCTTTCGCCTGATTAAAGCCACGTTCTCTTAGCCGCTCATCGCTCAGTGGAATCGGGATGAGATAGTCAAAGTCCATCTTTGCCAATTGTTGCATCAGATACGGTGCAAAGGCACCAGCAATTGCATAATCACCACGGTATTTGTATTTCGCAATGATTTCTTTGATAAAGTCATTATAGATAAACAGCGAATGGTTACTGCTAAGACAGCCGCTCCACATAGAATCACGCTCCCAACGGATGCAGTCATAACACAGAGAATCCTGCGATTCAGCTAAATTTCTTGAACAGATTCGACATCTGTCACCAGTAATTATTTCAAATTTATCATTACATGTATCACAAACTGCTTTTTCATTCACTTTTAAAAAGACACTTTTCCAAGATAACTCCTGACGCATTTCTTTATTACATAGCAGGCATAGTTGATTACTAAACATCCAGCAGCCCTCGTTTATGCGCTTCTTCGTTCATCCGTCTAATATGAGAAACAGCCTCAACCATATCTTTGCTTTTCCCGTAATGAAAAAAGGTCACGTTCCCTTGGCAATGTTCCTTGCTGCGGCCAACCCTTCCTGCAATCTGGACCAGCGCACTTTCAGAAAAGACGTCATGCTCTGCCCCAATGACCGCCACCTCAAGCCGGTGAATGGTGACTCCCCGCTCTAGGATGGTTGTAGTGAGTAAGCCAGGGAGTTCTCCAAGTCGGAGCGAGATTACTTTTTCCTTTCGGTTAGGATCAGCAGAGTGAACAGACTGAAGGAGTGGATGAAGTTGTTGAAACAGTGGTAAACAGCTATCCATGACAGCGATGCTCGGGAAGAAGAGTAAAATGGGGATATTTTGTTGAAGCCGATGCAGCGTCCAGCGCTTCAACTCAGGGTCAAGTTTTCCCTGTTGCAGCTGCTTCTGCCAGTTGCCGCCCCATTTTAGTTCAGGAACCGGGATGGGCTGACGGTGAAAGCGTGCCGGTATTTTCACCGCAGAAAGCTTGCCGATTTTGTAATCATGCTGCATCTTTTTTGAAGGAGTGGCAGTTAGATAAATGGTTGAGGAGTTAGCCTTTTTTGCTTTACTAACAGCATATTGAAGCGAGGCGTCTGCGGAATAAGGGAACGCATCAACTTCATCAATAATGATGACATCAAAGGCACGTTC
This window encodes:
- a CDS encoding ComF family protein, coding for MFSNQLCLLCNKEMRQELSWKSVFLKVNEKAVCDTCNDKFEIITGDRCRICSRNLAESQDSLCYDCIRWERDSMWSGCLSSNHSLFIYNDFIKEIIAKYKYRGDYAIAGAFAPYLMQQLAKMDFDYLIPIPLSDERLRERGFNQAKGLAEMAGYSCEEYLKRTHSEKQSKKTRDERINLAQVFQVLSDKEILGKHFLLIDDIYTTGSTLRQAARVLRLEGAYDVKSITLVR
- a CDS encoding DEAD/DEAH box helicase, whose protein sequence is MTSIPDISSTEPSPFSYSKDLHYHLSGRSLLALEIPFELDLLTEHLHQGYVKAKFGVMQDKGKWLCGRCGSTDQRLFASFPCSLCNSDCTYCRACIMMGRVSECAKLYTWSGPERVYPIPGNVMAWEGTLSEGQQTASDQVVTSISANAELLVWAVCGAGKTEVLFRGIESALITGKRVCIATPRTDVVLELAPRLKTAFPHVEVAALYGGSEDRHKQSPLVVSTTHQLFRFERAFDVIIIDEVDAFPYSADASLQYAVSKAKKANSSTIYLTATPSKKMQHDYKIGKLSAVKIPARFHRQPIPVPELKWGGNWQKQLQQGKLDPELKRWTLHRLQQNIPILLFFPSIAVMDSCLPLFQQLHPLLQSVHSADPNRKEKVISLRLGELPGLLTTTILERGVTIHRLEVAVIGAEHDVFSESALVQIAGRVGRSKEHCQGNVTFFHYGKSKDMVEAVSHIRRMNEEAHKRGLLDV